Proteins encoded together in one Candidatus Poribacteria bacterium window:
- a CDS encoding PDZ domain-containing protein, which produces MDTTHYPIKLSIFISILVGALWSSAYSAGTHKEAAQSAVTISRRTAIVTAVAKASPAVVNISATRSVETRTSFDEWFWGEITLPRRRALREVGSGVIVDQKGHILTNYHVIRDADKITVTISDGREFEAQIVGYDPFSDLALLEVETDGVSLPEIQWGNSDTLLIGEWVVAIGNPFGLSLGDAQPTVTAGIVSATQRILTVEDLYHEDLIQTDASINPGNSGGALVNIHGELIGINTVIRSTSGGSQGVGFAIPVNKARRVVQQITKYGSVIPPYFDVEVQPVTEELAEKLSMSRNIGVLVSEIGKRSPITDTGIKRGDVIVAISGQRIKDEQDFNARTRLLPLNQPVQCEFIRRGKKRQTEFTLKTLQWNYAPPGWGIALAQPDKAMAQKYGQRGVIVTHVEKNSGLADALERGDLIYQIDDTAIHSLEIFKIVDDHIRTQSRTQVYFERDGVYQAVPVTFFNRNNRRR; this is translated from the coding sequence ATGGACACTACACATTATCCAATTAAACTCTCAATCTTCATTTCAATACTTGTAGGCGCACTTTGGAGCAGCGCCTATAGTGCGGGGACACACAAAGAAGCGGCACAAAGTGCTGTTACAATATCACGGCGCACCGCAATTGTCACAGCAGTCGCGAAGGCGAGTCCCGCGGTTGTCAATATCAGTGCCACCCGGAGCGTTGAAACGCGGACCTCCTTTGACGAATGGTTCTGGGGCGAGATTACCCTTCCGCGCAGACGCGCCTTACGAGAGGTCGGTTCCGGCGTTATCGTTGATCAGAAGGGACACATCCTGACGAACTATCACGTCATCAGAGATGCCGACAAAATTACCGTCACCATCTCTGATGGACGGGAATTTGAGGCACAGATTGTCGGATACGACCCTTTCTCAGACCTTGCCCTCTTAGAGGTTGAAACAGACGGGGTATCTCTACCAGAAATTCAGTGGGGCAATTCAGATACCCTTCTGATCGGTGAATGGGTCGTCGCAATCGGAAATCCGTTCGGTTTGTCCCTCGGCGACGCGCAACCCACGGTCACAGCTGGTATTGTGAGTGCGACACAGCGCATACTCACCGTGGAAGACCTGTATCATGAAGATCTGATTCAAACGGACGCTTCCATCAATCCGGGCAACAGTGGTGGCGCATTGGTGAACATTCACGGTGAACTTATCGGTATAAACACCGTCATCCGTTCAACGAGTGGCGGGTCACAAGGGGTCGGTTTTGCGATTCCAGTGAATAAGGCGAGGCGGGTTGTCCAACAGATTACGAAGTACGGGAGCGTTATTCCCCCCTACTTCGACGTGGAGGTTCAGCCTGTAACTGAAGAGTTAGCAGAAAAGCTGTCAATGTCGCGCAACATAGGGGTCTTGGTGTCGGAAATAGGGAAACGCAGCCCGATTACTGATACGGGCATTAAACGGGGAGATGTCATTGTCGCCATTTCAGGACAACGGATAAAGGACGAACAAGACTTTAACGCACGCACGCGTCTGCTTCCACTCAATCAACCTGTTCAGTGCGAGTTCATCCGCCGTGGGAAAAAGCGGCAGACTGAATTCACACTGAAAACCCTACAATGGAATTATGCCCCCCCTGGATGGGGTATAGCACTTGCCCAACCTGATAAGGCGATGGCACAGAAATACGGGCAGCGCGGCGTTATTGTCACACACGTCGAGAAAAACAGTGGATTGGCGGACGCACTGGAACGTGGGGACCTTATCTACCAAATTGACGATACCGCAATTCATTCACTTGAAATTTTCAAAATTGTTGATGACCATATCCGTACCCAAAGTAGGACGCAAGTCTATTTTGAACGAGACGGGGTCTATCAAGCCGTTCCCGTCACTTTTTTTAATAGAAACAATCGGCGGAGATAA
- a CDS encoding M28 family peptidase — MSKKNPYLQLDQQMVGDIYTSREVMENLTVLCDEYGARFAGTPEEYEAANFIAACFKRYGLQNVKLETYPYAGWTRGAATLEVIEPIRRTLHCISLPYCPAADITTELISVGCGSPDEYTAVGDTPTDKLVMAKSASPPDLGRWVHRKEKFERAVLAGASGFIFVSEHPGVGPETGSLQNDRRAPIPGISVCKEDGEFLARLIARENGKVTLKLQTTDINEPRTSWNVVADLPGNENAEEMVVVGCHYDGHDISQGAHDPASGMVSVIEAARVLSTYAADSLKCTIRFIAFGTEEIGLTGAFRYVDAHASELDNIRFMLNMDAAGGSSRKGIVLHHWDALDAFFNTAREQMHAEMPVGQKVHSYSDHFPFFLKGVPSSHMGDPEAPPGGRGFGHTAYDTLDKVELENLRAASAVGARVALRCANADDFPAKRRTSEAVQEIVDTDPGLEGYRISLKLTG; from the coding sequence ATGAGCAAGAAGAACCCTTATTTGCAGCTCGACCAGCAGATGGTCGGTGACATTTACACTTCGCGAGAAGTGATGGAAAATCTGACAGTCTTATGCGATGAATACGGTGCCCGGTTCGCCGGAACGCCCGAGGAATATGAAGCCGCAAACTTCATCGCTGCGTGTTTCAAACGCTACGGACTCCAGAATGTTAAACTTGAGACCTATCCCTACGCTGGCTGGACGCGTGGCGCAGCAACGCTTGAGGTCATCGAACCCATTCGTCGGACATTGCACTGTATCTCGCTACCCTACTGCCCCGCTGCAGACATCACCACGGAGCTCATCTCTGTCGGATGTGGAAGTCCTGACGAATACACCGCAGTCGGTGATACCCCTACCGATAAACTGGTTATGGCGAAAAGTGCCTCACCCCCAGATCTCGGAAGATGGGTCCATCGCAAGGAGAAGTTTGAACGCGCCGTGCTCGCAGGCGCGAGTGGATTCATTTTTGTCAGTGAACATCCCGGTGTCGGTCCCGAAACGGGAAGCCTTCAAAATGACAGGCGCGCCCCTATCCCCGGCATATCCGTTTGCAAAGAGGATGGCGAATTCTTGGCGCGGTTGATCGCACGAGAAAATGGAAAGGTAACACTGAAACTCCAGACAACGGACATCAATGAACCGCGGACCTCATGGAACGTCGTCGCAGATTTGCCCGGTAATGAAAACGCCGAAGAAATGGTGGTTGTCGGGTGCCATTACGACGGACACGATATTTCACAAGGGGCACATGACCCCGCTTCAGGCATGGTATCCGTCATAGAAGCCGCTCGTGTGCTATCCACGTATGCTGCCGATTCGCTCAAGTGCACCATCCGTTTCATCGCTTTCGGAACCGAAGAGATCGGGCTTACCGGTGCGTTCCGTTATGTCGATGCACACGCCTCGGAGTTGGATAACATTCGGTTCATGCTCAATATGGATGCGGCAGGCGGTTCAAGTCGCAAGGGCATCGTTCTTCACCACTGGGACGCGTTGGACGCCTTCTTTAACACCGCACGTGAGCAGATGCACGCTGAAATGCCGGTTGGACAAAAGGTGCATTCCTACTCCGACCATTTCCCGTTTTTCCTCAAGGGAGTGCCCTCAAGCCACATGGGTGATCCAGAGGCACCTCCTGGGGGTAGAGGCTTCGGTCATACGGCGTATGATACACTGGATAAGGTAGAATTGGAGAACCTACGGGCTGCCAGTGCGGTTGGTGCCAGAGTCGCACTCCGCTGTGCAAATGCCGATGATTTTCCCGCCAAACGTAGAACGTCAGAAGCCGTTCAAGAGATTGTTGACACGGATCCAGGGTTAGAGGGATATAGAATCTCTCTCAAACTGACCGGCTAA
- a CDS encoding Crp/Fnr family transcriptional regulator, which yields MVTQQKIPERFWCVKGINIFQDLTESDADALARITNFVTLKHGDTLSAEGVYLLKEGRIKIYRTPPEGEAITLDVLDPGEFFGAVKWEDDTAHPNITAETFAETSIVGVISTQNFQYFLKRKPHLAMPPQRTLGSLIKKYLPWRSKEPADYNLVTSCQKPPQGLTNPFLNIALRSPASRLALLLQNCAEAPEHRRAAMGRSSQWIERKLSTRRLAQLIGSSVENMEALLNQFKQHQIIKKRFRRIQILDPWQLKKIANARMKTLPPLETQSDSNFLPDTEPATSAQAGLSNVVDS from the coding sequence ATGGTTACACAACAAAAAATCCCAGAACGGTTCTGGTGCGTTAAAGGGATAAACATTTTTCAAGACCTTACCGAATCGGATGCCGACGCGCTCGCACGGATAACAAACTTCGTCACGTTAAAACACGGAGACACACTCTCCGCTGAAGGTGTTTATCTATTGAAAGAGGGTCGCATCAAAATTTATCGGACACCGCCTGAGGGCGAAGCGATCACCTTAGATGTGCTGGACCCCGGTGAGTTCTTTGGAGCGGTCAAATGGGAGGATGACACCGCACATCCGAACATCACCGCTGAGACATTTGCTGAGACTTCCATTGTCGGGGTTATAAGCACCCAGAACTTCCAGTATTTTTTAAAACGAAAACCGCATTTAGCCATGCCGCCGCAGAGAACTTTAGGAAGCCTTATAAAGAAGTATCTACCTTGGCGTTCAAAGGAACCAGCGGATTATAATCTTGTAACTTCATGTCAGAAACCGCCTCAAGGACTGACGAACCCTTTCCTGAACATTGCGCTCCGAAGTCCGGCATCCCGACTCGCACTCCTGTTACAAAACTGCGCCGAGGCACCGGAACACAGACGCGCAGCGATGGGGCGGAGTTCGCAGTGGATCGAACGTAAACTCTCGACGAGGCGGTTGGCACAACTCATCGGCAGTTCCGTTGAGAACATGGAAGCACTTCTCAATCAGTTTAAACAACATCAGATCATAAAGAAACGGTTTCGGCGGATTCAGATACTTGATCCGTGGCAGCTCAAAAAAATTGCCAACGCAAGAATGAAAACGCTACCGCCGCTTGAAACGCAGTCGGATTCTAACTTTCTACCAGATACGGAGCCTGCAACATCGGCACAGGCGGGTTTAAGCAACGTCGTTGATAGTTGA